Proteins co-encoded in one Dreissena polymorpha isolate Duluth1 chromosome 12, UMN_Dpol_1.0, whole genome shotgun sequence genomic window:
- the LOC127854020 gene encoding uncharacterized protein LOC127854020, whose protein sequence is MELGFINCTVLQGGHISCNGTLYEIPEANLTADDQQFWIYVLIYATLILFAGLMSGLTLGLLSLDLETLKELKYNGTPSEKRNARKVLPLVKRHHLLLITLLLSNASAVEAMPIFLDHISTPVIAVFVSVTAVIVCGEVVPQAICARYGLPIWAFFSPLVYFLMCALFVIAWPISKILDCLLGEGHTALYRRAPVQGALDQDKKAAQDLYTPSEHVLMLDIEARLDAKTMNEIIYQSQASIPIYEGSKDNVVALLAVNSLLGLNTAKPTPLRMLVENGTAKPIQKTDKNKTKHNLYNEFKEDSCMLR, encoded by the exons ATGGAGCTGGGCTTTATAAATTGCACGGTTCTGCAAGGAGGTCACATATCCTGCAATGGCACACTGTACGAAATACCAGAAGCCAACCTGACCGCTGATGACCAGCAATTCTGGATTTACGTGCTTATTTACGCCACACTTATACTGTTTGCTG GTCTAATGTCCGGGCTGACTCTCGGACTATTGTCACTGGACTTAGAAACCCTGAAAGAGCTGAAATACAACGGCACCCCTTCCGAGAAGAGAAATGCGAGAAAGGTCCTGCCTCTCGTGAAGCGCCACCACCTTCTGCTGATCACACTGTTGCTAAGCAACGCCTCTGCTGTGGAGGCCATGCCCATCTTCCTAGACCATATCTCGACTCCGGTGATCGCAGTGTTTGTGTCTGTTACAGCAGTCATAGTATGCGGAGA AGTTGTCCCTCAAGCCATTTGTGCAAGATACGGACTTCCAATATGGGCGTTCTTTTCTCC tTTGGTATATTTCCTGATGTGTGCTTTGTTCGTGATAGCATGGCCCATTTCTAAAATACTGGATTGTCTGCTCGGAGAAGGGCATACCGCCTTGTACAGGAGGGCACCGGTACAG GGAGCCTTAGATCAGGATAAAAAGGCAGCTCAAGATTTGTATACGCCAAGTGAGCACGTGTTGATGCTGGACATAGAGGCGAGACTGGACGCAAAAACCATGAACGAG ATTATCTACCAGTCCCAAGCAAGCATTCCTATCTACGAAGGTTCGAAGGACAACGTTGTCGCTCTACTGGCGGTCAATTCATTGCTCGGACTGAACACTGCAAAGCCAACGCCTCTGAGAATGCTGGTGGAGAATGGAACAGCCAAGCCGATCCAAAAGACcgacaaaaataaaacaaagcataaCCTGTATAATGAGTTCAAAGAAGACAGTTGTATGCTGCGTTAA